The following coding sequences are from one Crateriforma spongiae window:
- a CDS encoding secretin and TonB N-terminal domain-containing protein gives MRSRHAPTLPTRIAMVLVFTALLTPGCVSRPLPPRPSVEELIQQAIEKSSADQAISPIETVVHEDAEIVRQETIIRDADGNVLDVQTDAPEPNQWPGSDYFAGEGWSAHLSDSGNSDSPDGEDELIDDEFIETDVREVLIMLAEDAEIDLVMDPQVAGVVNTQINGMTIEQAIEKILMPLGLSYAKRGNQYIIAPPDPDSPLFPYISTQVPYRPNHVSPKTLVDTLPDRFEPYVELVNGSNLVMIDAPSNTVAAIQKRFAAIDQPIPQVTLEAIICVVSPDSGFQFGLDWQHAVQLNGETLARLGANGLALSGVYSPAGGRQAFSDFAQTSAFVKLLCEHGYLTIRATPHVMAQDGEQANIAINRETFFSIQPQSTSDNNAYFFQQEIQKVESGITLALTPTIRENTVTIDIEKAEVSEDIRNANTELAVNPFPIINRRSVSTTVHVEDRKTIVIGGLVQKETVDRINRIPGLSRLPLLGYLFETTQRQTREAEVVIFLSPRIERPRVSPTIVPASLTSPHGSVAH, from the coding sequence GTGCGATCGCGTCACGCCCCGACGTTGCCAACGCGAATCGCAATGGTCCTGGTCTTCACGGCCCTGCTGACGCCCGGATGCGTATCCCGCCCGCTGCCGCCGCGTCCCTCAGTGGAAGAACTGATTCAGCAGGCCATCGAAAAATCGTCGGCCGATCAAGCGATCTCGCCGATCGAAACGGTCGTCCATGAGGACGCCGAAATCGTCCGCCAAGAAACGATCATCCGCGACGCCGACGGAAACGTCCTTGACGTACAAACCGACGCACCGGAGCCGAATCAATGGCCGGGATCGGATTACTTCGCCGGCGAAGGTTGGTCGGCCCATCTCAGCGATTCCGGCAACTCGGATTCTCCCGACGGGGAAGATGAGTTGATCGATGATGAATTCATCGAAACGGATGTCCGCGAAGTCTTGATCATGTTGGCCGAGGACGCGGAGATTGACTTGGTCATGGACCCGCAAGTCGCCGGCGTCGTCAACACGCAAATCAACGGGATGACGATTGAACAGGCGATCGAAAAGATCTTGATGCCGTTGGGACTGTCCTACGCCAAACGGGGCAATCAATACATCATCGCACCACCGGACCCCGACTCACCGCTGTTCCCCTACATCAGCACGCAAGTCCCCTATCGCCCGAATCATGTCAGCCCCAAAACGTTGGTCGACACGCTGCCCGATCGATTCGAACCCTACGTGGAATTGGTCAACGGCAGCAATCTGGTCATGATCGATGCGCCATCGAACACCGTTGCCGCGATTCAAAAACGCTTTGCCGCGATCGACCAACCAATACCACAAGTGACACTGGAAGCGATCATTTGTGTGGTGTCCCCGGATTCGGGTTTTCAATTCGGGCTGGACTGGCAACACGCCGTCCAATTGAACGGCGAAACGCTTGCCAGACTGGGCGCCAACGGTTTGGCTTTGTCAGGCGTTTACAGTCCCGCCGGTGGCCGACAAGCCTTCAGCGATTTTGCCCAAACATCGGCCTTCGTCAAACTGCTTTGCGAACATGGATACCTGACAATCCGAGCGACACCGCACGTGATGGCTCAAGACGGCGAACAAGCCAACATCGCCATCAACCGCGAAACGTTCTTCAGCATCCAACCTCAAAGCACGTCCGACAACAACGCATATTTCTTTCAACAAGAAATTCAAAAGGTCGAATCCGGCATAACCCTGGCGTTGACCCCGACGATCCGGGAAAACACCGTCACGATCGATATCGAAAAAGCGGAAGTCAGCGAAGACATCCGGAATGCCAACACCGAATTGGCGGTCAATCCGTTCCCAATCATCAACCGACGATCCGTGTCGACAACGGTCCACGTCGAAGACCGCAAAACCATCGTAATCGGCGGACTTGTCCAGAAAGAAACCGTGGACCGCATCAATCGTATCCCTGGTTTAAGCAGGCTGCCTTTGCTGGGCTACCTTTTCGAGACGACTCAGCGACAGACTCGTGAAGCCGAAGTCGTCATCTTCCTTTCGCCACGCATCGAACGACCGCGGGTTTCCCCCACAATCGTCCCGGCGTCCCTGACGTCACCCCACGGTTCGGTCGCCCACTGA
- a CDS encoding NHL repeat-containing protein yields the protein MRMDTNGWMAVRTSGWIGLWLACVLSASPTALADLIGITGGKVLVDGKARDLSSVLYRIDAATGMATMIGPTGFQNVGALAVHPLTGRIYAHRNDRTTQVGGQLLELDSQTGQAMLIGDTQIGVPDMTFDSSGNLYAWLQQGSFAGFGSLSRQLVRLDTSTAAIAPMQPSGLNVNQVGLAFAPDGTLYMKSGDPDASQPIVDQRGALFTLDASTGLGTFQTWLSGEPANALTFGSGGHAFTVDRNTGESVLQTIDLQTGELTNIGSIRDASTGDLLQITSIAGATAVPEPQTWGFILVMSASFFRSRHHRPKVASRLPRRGVR from the coding sequence ATGCGAATGGACACCAACGGATGGATGGCGGTACGGACGTCGGGATGGATCGGCTTGTGGTTGGCCTGCGTCCTGTCGGCAAGCCCAACCGCCCTGGCCGACCTGATCGGAATCACCGGCGGCAAAGTCCTGGTCGATGGTAAAGCCCGTGACCTGTCATCGGTGCTGTACCGCATCGACGCGGCGACCGGGATGGCGACCATGATCGGTCCGACCGGTTTTCAAAACGTCGGCGCATTGGCGGTCCACCCGCTGACCGGCCGAATCTATGCCCACCGCAACGACCGAACCACACAAGTCGGCGGGCAGCTGTTGGAACTGGACAGCCAGACCGGCCAGGCCATGCTGATCGGCGACACACAGATTGGTGTCCCCGACATGACGTTCGATTCGTCCGGCAACCTTTACGCCTGGCTACAGCAGGGCAGCTTTGCCGGATTCGGTTCGCTCAGTCGCCAACTGGTCCGCTTGGACACGAGCACCGCCGCGATCGCTCCGATGCAACCATCAGGTTTGAATGTCAATCAGGTCGGCTTGGCGTTCGCCCCCGACGGAACGCTGTACATGAAAAGCGGCGATCCCGATGCCAGCCAGCCCATCGTCGATCAACGGGGCGCGCTATTCACATTGGATGCATCCACCGGTTTGGGAACGTTTCAAACCTGGCTCAGCGGCGAACCCGCCAACGCGCTGACCTTCGGGTCCGGCGGACACGCATTTACCGTCGACCGCAACACCGGTGAATCTGTCTTGCAAACGATTGATTTGCAGACCGGTGAATTGACCAACATCGGATCCATTCGCGATGCGTCGACCGGCGACCTTCTGCAAATCACGTCGATCGCCGGCGCCACGGCGGTTCCCGAACCCCAGACATGGGGCTTCATTCTTGTGATGTCAGCATCGTTCTTTCGCTCAAGACACCACCGCCCAAAAGTGGCTTCGCGTTTGCCCCGACGCGGTGTCCGTTGA
- a CDS encoding helix-turn-helix transcriptional regulator → MPPTLFLIEANDFVRLGFRSACSRDLVSIVGEASGLQEATQLLTDQSVDVVLLDADFRDDQALAQLQTLIETIGDARVIVWSDQVSSQSYPSLLRMGVAGLVDKTLSFEQLFCAITSVAEGRYFFCHPQHRSLLKPMRPATTVDTDADRIDQLSIREREVLGLLSDGMTNKQIAEKLFLSVKTIETYRARLMKKLDVRCRAGLTTYARQLQQTA, encoded by the coding sequence ATGCCCCCCACTCTATTTTTGATCGAAGCCAACGACTTCGTCCGACTCGGATTCCGATCCGCGTGCTCGCGTGACCTGGTGTCGATCGTCGGCGAAGCAAGCGGCCTTCAAGAAGCCACCCAATTGCTGACCGACCAATCCGTCGACGTCGTGCTGTTGGATGCCGACTTTCGCGACGACCAAGCGTTGGCGCAACTGCAAACGCTGATCGAAACGATCGGCGATGCCCGCGTGATCGTCTGGTCCGATCAGGTGTCGTCCCAATCCTATCCGTCGTTGTTGCGGATGGGCGTTGCCGGACTGGTCGATAAAACGCTCAGCTTCGAACAACTGTTCTGTGCGATCACGTCGGTCGCCGAAGGCCGCTATTTCTTTTGCCACCCCCAGCACCGGTCGCTGCTCAAGCCCATGCGACCCGCCACGACGGTGGACACGGATGCAGACCGCATCGACCAGTTGTCCATTCGGGAACGCGAGGTCTTGGGATTGCTGTCCGACGGCATGACCAACAAGCAGATCGCCGAAAAGCTGTTCCTCAGTGTGAAAACGATCGAGACCTATCGGGCTCGGTTGATGAAGAAGTTGGATGTCCGGTGCCGCGCGGGATTGACCACTTACGCCCGGCAACTTCAACAGACGGCCTAG
- a CDS encoding secondary thiamine-phosphate synthase enzyme YjbQ, whose amino-acid sequence MWVQKRITLPAKRRGFHLITHDVLAAIPELSQIRVGMMQVFIRHTSASLTINENADPDVRVDFETAVNHMVPEDLPYVHTLEGPDDMPAHVKASMMGASLILPIRDGRPDLGTWQGIYLCEHRDRGGARNLTITAMGESGVGD is encoded by the coding sequence ATGTGGGTACAAAAACGCATCACGCTGCCGGCAAAACGACGTGGTTTTCACCTGATCACGCACGACGTGTTGGCGGCCATTCCGGAGTTGTCACAGATCCGGGTGGGGATGATGCAGGTGTTCATTCGCCACACCAGCGCGTCGCTGACGATCAACGAGAACGCTGATCCGGATGTTCGTGTGGACTTTGAAACGGCGGTCAATCACATGGTTCCTGAAGACTTGCCGTATGTTCACACGCTGGAGGGGCCCGACGACATGCCCGCACATGTGAAGGCGTCCATGATGGGGGCCTCGTTGATCCTGCCGATTCGCGACGGTCGACCGGATCTGGGAACGTGGCAGGGAATCTATCTGTGCGAACACCGCGACCGCGGCGGGGCCAGGAACCTGACGATCACGGCGATGGGGGAATCGGGAGTGGGAGATTAG
- a CDS encoding phosphoglycerate kinase has protein sequence MAKKTIDQIDVAGKKVLMRVDFNVPLDDQQSITDDRRIRMALPSIKSVVDRGGRLILMSHLGRPKGDAGDSKFSLAPAAKRLGELLGSNVAFASDTVGDDAKAKVDAMSDGDVVVLENLRFNAGEKGGDADFAGELAAMADAYCNDAFGTCHRKDASMVAVPEAMAGKPRVVGHLVAKEIQYLSDAIGDPGRPFVAILGGAKVSDKINVINNLLGICDAVLIGGAMAYTFSLAQDGKVGGSLVEPDKVDLAKELIAKGGDKLHLPVDTHCGDDFSGDCNKKVVPAGEIPEGFEGLDIGPETAKKYADVIKSSKTVVWNGPMGVFEMPPFDEGTKAVAQAVADSDSVSIIGGGDSAAAVEQLGFSDKVSHVSTGGGASLAMLEGKAFAAVDLLDEA, from the coding sequence ATGGCCAAGAAAACCATTGATCAGATCGACGTTGCCGGAAAAAAAGTTCTGATGCGGGTCGATTTCAACGTGCCTTTGGATGACCAACAATCGATCACCGACGACCGTCGCATCCGCATGGCCCTGCCCAGTATCAAAAGCGTCGTCGATCGCGGCGGTCGGCTGATCTTGATGAGCCACCTGGGACGCCCCAAAGGCGACGCGGGCGACAGCAAGTTCAGCCTGGCACCGGCCGCCAAACGCCTGGGTGAACTGTTGGGCAGCAACGTCGCCTTTGCCTCCGACACCGTCGGCGACGACGCCAAGGCCAAAGTCGATGCAATGAGCGACGGTGATGTCGTCGTCTTGGAAAACCTGCGATTCAACGCCGGCGAAAAAGGCGGCGATGCGGACTTTGCCGGCGAACTGGCCGCGATGGCCGACGCCTACTGCAACGACGCGTTCGGCACCTGCCACCGTAAAGACGCCTCGATGGTCGCCGTCCCCGAAGCCATGGCTGGCAAGCCACGTGTCGTGGGCCACTTGGTCGCCAAAGAAATCCAGTACCTTTCCGACGCCATCGGCGATCCCGGTCGACCGTTCGTCGCCATCCTGGGTGGTGCCAAGGTCAGCGACAAAATCAATGTCATCAACAACCTGTTGGGCATCTGCGACGCCGTGCTAATCGGCGGTGCGATGGCCTACACGTTCAGCCTGGCTCAAGACGGCAAGGTCGGCGGCAGCCTGGTCGAACCCGATAAGGTCGATCTGGCAAAGGAATTGATCGCCAAGGGCGGCGACAAACTGCATCTGCCCGTCGACACCCACTGCGGCGACGACTTCAGCGGCGACTGCAACAAGAAAGTCGTCCCGGCCGGCGAGATCCCCGAAGGCTTCGAAGGCTTGGACATCGGCCCGGAAACCGCCAAGAAATACGCCGACGTCATCAAGTCATCCAAGACCGTGGTCTGGAACGGACCGATGGGTGTGTTCGAAATGCCCCCGTTTGATGAAGGCACCAAAGCGGTCGCCCAAGCCGTTGCCGACAGCGACAGCGTCAGCATCATCGGCGGTGGTGACAGCGCCGCGGCCGTCGAACAGCTGGGCTTCAGCGACAAAGTCAGCCACGTCAGCACCGGCGGTGGCGCCAGCCTGGCGATGTTGGAAGGTAAGGCTTTCGCGGCGGTCGACCTGCTGGACGAAGCCTAA
- a CDS encoding SMP-30/gluconolactonase/LRE family protein, with the protein MTTISGGRDRSSYRPAVPTIDAHLPTGDPSMHQRLFSPAAAALAALLALTAATSDAQSNQADQAESYRSIGRIERLTDAAADVFSDDAKIEVLADGLTWCEGPVWVPDDAGGHLLFSDIPRNTIFRWSAGGGMATFMQPSGYTGVTYYGLEPGTNGLTLDPQGRLTMCEHGDRRVSVLTRRGGKMTLVDRFEGKRLNSPNDAVFDKAGNLFFTDPPYGLPQRADDPRRELDFCGVYRLSADGDLSLLTKELDRPNGIGLSPDQKTLYVAQSDPGRPIWMAYPLGDDGTLGDGKVLMNATQFMKEYPGLPDGLAVHPSGLIFGSGPGGIYVMKPSGDLIARIITGGRTSNCTFDDTHGTLYITADDKLCRVKMKAGG; encoded by the coding sequence GTGACTACAATCAGCGGCGGTCGTGATCGGTCATCGTACCGGCCGGCCGTTCCCACCATTGACGCCCATCTTCCCACCGGTGATCCCAGCATGCATCAGCGTTTGTTTTCCCCCGCGGCCGCGGCATTGGCGGCGTTGTTGGCCCTGACCGCTGCCACGTCGGACGCTCAATCGAACCAGGCCGATCAAGCCGAAAGCTATCGTTCGATCGGACGGATCGAACGACTGACCGATGCCGCCGCCGACGTGTTTTCCGATGACGCCAAAATCGAAGTCTTGGCCGACGGTTTGACTTGGTGCGAAGGCCCGGTTTGGGTGCCCGATGATGCGGGCGGGCATCTGCTGTTTTCGGACATCCCACGCAACACCATCTTTCGCTGGTCGGCAGGCGGTGGCATGGCGACCTTCATGCAACCCAGTGGTTACACCGGAGTCACCTATTATGGGTTGGAACCGGGGACCAACGGGCTGACTTTGGATCCGCAAGGTCGATTGACGATGTGTGAACACGGTGACCGGCGTGTCAGTGTGTTGACCCGTCGCGGCGGAAAGATGACGCTGGTCGATCGATTCGAAGGCAAGCGGCTGAACAGCCCCAACGATGCGGTGTTCGACAAAGCGGGGAATCTGTTCTTTACCGACCCGCCCTATGGATTGCCACAGCGGGCCGACGATCCGCGACGCGAGTTGGATTTTTGTGGCGTTTATCGTTTGAGCGCTGATGGCGATCTGTCGCTGTTGACCAAAGAATTGGATCGGCCCAACGGGATCGGTTTGTCACCGGATCAAAAGACGTTGTATGTGGCACAAAGCGATCCGGGACGCCCGATCTGGATGGCCTATCCCCTGGGTGACGACGGCACACTGGGTGATGGCAAGGTGTTGATGAATGCAACGCAGTTCATGAAAGAATACCCGGGGTTGCCCGACGGTTTGGCGGTGCATCCCAGCGGATTGATCTTCGGCAGCGGTCCCGGTGGCATCTATGTGATGAAACCGTCGGGCGACTTGATTGCCCGAATCATCACCGGCGGCCGGACCAGCAATTGCACGTTCGACGACACCCATGGGACGTTGTACATCACCGCCGATGACAAACTGTGCCGCGTGAAGATGAAGGCGGGAGGGTGA